The genomic window ATGCCGGGGTATATTCTTTTAAAATAGGTCTATGAGAGGCGGCAGATGAGTTTAAAAGAATCAATTCATGTCTTCTTTTGCCCAGACTCAAAAACAGGGCTAACAACATTGTGCATCCTACTAACCATGGTGAAATTACAACCGGAATAACCACTGCTCCTCCAACAACACGAAATACAAATCCTGCCGATAAGGCTAAAACATCTAAAATAACTATATTTTTCAACCACAAAGAATAAGATATAGTTAAAAGCACATATCCTGTAATAACAAGACCAAATGGGTATCTTATCAAAAAAGATAAGACTAAAACAATAATTATTAATCCTATTGATAGTGTTAAAGATGGAAGAATTTTTAGTTTCCCGGAGGCAATTGGTCGATTTTTTTTCTCTGGATGAATTCTATCTTGTTTTAAATCTAAGATATCATTGAATACATAGCCACATCCTGAAATGATACAAAAACAAATAAAGGCAAAAACCGTATCCAATATTGCCTCAAGATTACATAATTTCTGGGCAAAGATAATTGCGGCAAAAACAAGTAAATTTTTTGTCGCCTGTCCTGGCCTCATTGTCTGAATAAACTCTTTTATCATCATTAATAAATTATACCACAATTTTTTATTTTAATCAAGTAATAAATTTCCTCTTTCATTAAAATCCTTTAATAATCTTTTTAAATCATTTGGAGCGTTTCTGGAAACCATATTAAGAACAAAGAAAAGGACTGAAAACTGCCAGCAATCTTCCGGTCCTACAATCAATCCTGACTGAACATCCTCAATCCTTTCTAATTCTTCTTTAAAATGTCTTATTGCCTTCTCGAGAGAATCTTCATAGATACTGAGAGAATAGGTTTCATTACTATATTTAAAAGAAGGAAAGGTTATACCCCTGACTAACAAAAAAGACCTGACTATATCTTCATTTACCTGATAGGATTCTTTAAAGTTAAATCCTTCAAATTGTGGAAAATTTCGCGGAAGTATAATCGAGGCTTCATTGACTAAAACCTTTCCCTTCCGAACAACTGTATCACCAATGTTCACCGATGACTCCGCTAAAAATATATAAGGTAAATCAG from bacterium includes these protein-coding regions:
- a CDS encoding decaprenyl-phosphate phosphoribosyltransferase, yielding MMIKEFIQTMRPGQATKNLLVFAAIIFAQKLCNLEAILDTVFAFICFCIISGCGYVFNDILDLKQDRIHPEKKNRPIASGKLKILPSLTLSIGLIIIVLVLSFLIRYPFGLVITGYVLLTISYSLWLKNIVILDVLALSAGFVFRVVGGAVVIPVVISPWLVGCTMLLALFLSLGKRRHELILLNSSAASHRPILKEYTPAFIDEMIAAVTGSILIAYSFYAFSPDVQKKLNAPYLPLTIIFVLYGIFRYLYLVHQKSAGGNPDVDIIKDKPLLLNILLWIIAVIVIIYWKPMG